DNA sequence from the Blastocatellia bacterium genome:
GCCAGCGGCTTGCCATCACGAACGACGGAGTGTTCGACTTCGCCGACGACGATGGTGTGATCGCCGCCCGGATAGGTGTGGACGACGCGACATTCAATCGCCATCAGCACGTCGCTGAGGATCGGCACGCCGGTCATCCCGTCCATGTAGCCCGTGCCACTGAAGCGGTCGGCGTCGCGCGAAGCAAAGCGACGCGAGAGAATCTCCTGTTCTTCGGCAAGGACGTTGACCGCAAAATGGCGCCCCTCGACGAGCAGGTCATGAAGTGAC
Encoded proteins:
- a CDS encoding flavin reductase family protein; this encodes MPVSKDEFRSAMSRFASGVTVVTIRDDANQPGGITVSAFASLSLEPPLVLVCIDKRASLHDLLVEGRHFAVNVLAEEQEILSRRFASRDADRFSGTGYMDGMTGVPILSDVLMAIECRVVHTYPGGDHTIVVGEVEHSVVRDGKPLAYFRGGYSELA